Proteins encoded together in one Peribacillus asahii window:
- the miaB gene encoding tRNA (N6-isopentenyl adenosine(37)-C2)-methylthiotransferase MiaB, with protein sequence MNEKQRLESQQVQAETPADKKSEKDYSKYFQAVYIPPSLKDAKKRGKEEVKYHDDFKISEQFRGMGEGKKFYIRTYGCQMNEHDTEVMAGIFMALGYEATNSVEDANVILLNTCAIRENAENKVFGELGHLKALKLEKPDLLLGVCGCMSQEESVVKRILEKHHFVDMIFGTHNIHRLPEILNEAYLSKEMVIEVWSKEGDVIENLPKVRKGKIKAWVNIMYGCDKFCTYCIVPYTRGKERSRRPEDIIQEVRHLAAQGYQEITLLGQNVNAYGKDFTDIDYRFGDLMDEIRKIDIPRIRFTTSHPRDFDDHLIEVLAKGGNLVDHIHLPVQSGSDEVLKIMARKYTREHYLELVKKIKEAIPTASLTTDLIVGYPNETEEQFEETLSLYREVGFDAAYTYIYSPREGTPAAKMTDNVSLEVKKDRLQRLNAVVKEFSAEKMHAYKGEVVEVLVEGESKNNPDVLAGYTTKNKLVNFRGPKSIVGQIVKVKITETRTWSLNGELVEEGAAIEVK encoded by the coding sequence ATGAACGAGAAACAACGATTAGAATCACAACAAGTACAGGCTGAAACACCAGCGGACAAAAAATCCGAAAAGGACTACAGCAAGTACTTTCAAGCCGTTTACATTCCACCTTCCTTGAAAGATGCTAAAAAGCGCGGAAAAGAAGAAGTGAAGTACCATGATGATTTTAAGATTTCAGAACAATTCCGTGGTATGGGAGAAGGAAAGAAATTCTACATCCGAACATACGGCTGTCAAATGAATGAGCACGATACAGAAGTGATGGCAGGGATTTTTATGGCTTTAGGCTATGAGGCGACGAACTCTGTAGAGGATGCCAATGTCATTTTGTTAAACACATGCGCCATTCGTGAAAATGCTGAAAACAAGGTGTTCGGTGAACTTGGACATTTGAAAGCATTAAAACTTGAAAAACCAGATTTATTGCTCGGTGTTTGTGGCTGTATGTCTCAAGAAGAATCTGTCGTAAAGCGAATTTTAGAAAAGCATCATTTTGTGGATATGATTTTCGGTACGCATAATATTCACCGCCTTCCAGAAATTTTGAATGAAGCGTATCTTTCAAAGGAAATGGTCATTGAGGTATGGTCTAAAGAAGGCGACGTCATCGAAAATCTTCCGAAAGTGCGTAAAGGGAAAATTAAGGCATGGGTTAATATTATGTACGGCTGCGATAAGTTCTGTACGTATTGCATCGTGCCGTATACTCGCGGTAAAGAGCGCAGTCGTCGTCCTGAGGACATTATTCAAGAAGTACGTCATTTAGCGGCGCAAGGTTATCAAGAGATTACACTGCTTGGTCAAAATGTAAATGCGTATGGAAAAGACTTTACAGATATCGACTATCGCTTCGGTGATTTAATGGATGAAATTCGCAAAATTGATATTCCACGTATTCGCTTTACAACGAGTCATCCACGTGATTTTGATGATCATTTAATCGAAGTGCTTGCAAAAGGCGGAAACTTGGTGGATCATATTCATTTACCTGTTCAATCAGGCAGTGATGAAGTGTTAAAAATTATGGCTCGTAAATATACACGTGAGCACTATTTAGAGCTTGTGAAAAAAATTAAAGAAGCGATTCCGACTGCGTCTTTAACGACAGACTTAATCGTTGGCTACCCAAATGAAACAGAAGAGCAGTTTGAAGAAACGTTATCTCTTTATCGTGAAGTTGGCTTCGATGCTGCTTACACATACATTTATTCACCGCGAGAAGGTACTCCAGCTGCGAAAATGACGGATAATGTATCGCTGGAAGTGAAGAAGGACCGACTACAACGATTAAACGCAGTTGTGAAGGAATTTTCAGCAGAGAAAATGCATGCATATAAAGGCGAGGTCGTAGAAGTGCTTGTGGAAGGGGAAAGCAAGAATAACCCTGATGTTTTAGCTGGTTATACAACTAAAAATAAGCTGGTGAACTTCAGAGGACCGAAATCTATTGTCGGCCAAATTGTGAAGGTGAAAATCACTGAAACGAGAACATGGTCATTAAATGGAGAGTTGGTTGAAGAAGGAGCAGCAATTGAGGTGAAGTAA
- a CDS encoding 2-oxoacid:acceptor oxidoreductase subunit alpha, which produces MINQLSWKVGGQQGEGIESTGEIFCIALNRLGYYLYGYRHFSSRIKGGHTNNKIRVSTKETRAISDDLDILVAFDQETIDVNYREMHDGSIIIADAKFKPVKPDDTEASLYVVPFTEIATDLGTSLMKNMVAIGATCAILGMEISVFSEVVEEIFGRKGEEIVKKNMDAIAAGYEYMKDELGEQLGAMKLEEADGQKRLFMIGNDAIALGAIAGGCRFMAAYPITPASEIMEYLIKKLPALGGTVIQTEDEIAAATMAIGANYGGVRTLTASAGPGLSLKMEAIGLAGITETPIVIVDTQRGGPSTGLPTKQEQSDLMAMIYGTHGEIPKIVMAPSTVEEAFYDTAEAFNLAEEYQCPVIVLSDLQLSLGKQTVQPLDYSKVEIRRGKLVDYDIPDTEGHAYFKRYEVTADGVSPRVIPGMKNGVHHVTGVEHDETGKPSESPLNRKAQMDKRMRKIENIRFNTPVYKNVPHAESDLLIVGFNSTRGAIEEAIERLEADGIKVNHAQIRLIHPFPTDEVLPLVQTAKKVVVIENNATGQLANILKMNVGHVNKISSILKYDGNPFLPHEIHTQCKELF; this is translated from the coding sequence ATGATCAATCAACTTTCATGGAAAGTTGGCGGGCAGCAAGGTGAGGGTATTGAAAGTACAGGCGAAATTTTCTGTATTGCTCTTAACCGTTTAGGTTATTACTTGTATGGTTACCGTCATTTCTCATCCCGGATTAAGGGAGGACATACGAATAATAAAATTCGTGTAAGTACAAAAGAGACACGCGCTATCTCGGATGATTTAGATATCCTAGTTGCGTTTGACCAAGAAACGATTGATGTCAATTACCGTGAAATGCATGACGGTAGTATTATTATCGCCGATGCAAAATTTAAACCAGTGAAGCCAGATGACACGGAAGCATCTCTATACGTTGTTCCATTTACAGAGATAGCGACAGACTTGGGCACATCATTAATGAAAAATATGGTGGCTATTGGTGCAACATGTGCCATTCTCGGTATGGAGATTTCTGTATTTAGTGAAGTTGTAGAAGAGATTTTTGGTCGTAAAGGCGAAGAAATCGTGAAAAAGAATATGGACGCGATTGCTGCTGGATATGAATATATGAAAGACGAGCTTGGTGAACAACTTGGTGCTATGAAGCTTGAAGAAGCGGATGGCCAAAAGCGTTTATTTATGATTGGCAACGATGCGATTGCGCTTGGAGCGATTGCAGGTGGATGCCGTTTTATGGCTGCGTATCCAATTACTCCAGCTTCTGAAATTATGGAGTATTTAATTAAAAAATTACCTGCATTAGGTGGTACTGTTATTCAAACCGAAGATGAAATCGCCGCAGCTACAATGGCTATTGGTGCAAACTACGGTGGCGTGCGTACGCTTACAGCATCAGCTGGTCCGGGTCTTTCTTTGAAAATGGAAGCAATTGGCCTAGCTGGTATCACAGAAACACCGATTGTTATTGTCGATACACAACGTGGCGGTCCGTCTACAGGTTTGCCAACGAAACAAGAACAATCGGATTTAATGGCGATGATTTACGGGACACATGGTGAAATTCCAAAGATTGTAATGGCACCAAGTACAGTAGAAGAAGCATTCTACGATACGGCAGAAGCTTTCAATCTAGCAGAGGAATATCAGTGCCCGGTTATTGTTTTATCAGATTTACAGCTTTCTTTAGGAAAACAAACGGTACAACCGCTTGATTATAGCAAGGTGGAAATTCGTCGTGGTAAATTAGTAGATTATGATATTCCTGATACGGAAGGTCATGCATACTTCAAGCGTTATGAAGTAACAGCGGATGGTGTTTCTCCTCGTGTTATTCCAGGAATGAAAAATGGAGTTCACCATGTAACAGGTGTTGAACATGATGAAACAGGTAAACCGTCTGAATCTCCATTAAACCGAAAAGCCCAAATGGATAAACGTATGCGTAAAATCGAAAATATCCGCTTTAATACACCAGTCTATAAAAATGTACCGCATGCTGAAAGCGATTTGTTAATTGTTGGTTTTAATTCAACACGTGGAGCTATTGAAGAGGCGATTGAACGGTTAGAAGCGGATGGAATAAAAGTGAATCATGCTCAAATTCGTCTGATTCATCCATTCCCAACAGATGAAGTGCTTCCCTTAGTACAAACAGCGAAAAAAGTAGTCGTGATTGAAAATAATGCGACAGGACAATTGGCAAATATTTTGAAAATGAATGTTGGCCATGTAAATAAAATTTCAAGTATCTTGAAATATGATGGTAATCCATTCCTACCGCATGAAATTCATACACAGTGCAAGGAGTTGTTCTAA
- a CDS encoding RicAFT regulatory complex protein RicA family protein, whose protein sequence is MTKYTKDDILTKAAELAEMIAKTEEVDFFKQAEEKINENQKVREMIASIKSLQKQAVNFQHYGKEKAYSQVQAKIEELEKQLDELPIVQQFKQSQVDVNDLLQMVASQVSNKVTDLIIESTNGDVLRGETGSQVQAGGGSCS, encoded by the coding sequence ATGACGAAATATACAAAAGACGACATTTTAACAAAAGCAGCTGAACTAGCAGAGATGATTGCTAAGACAGAAGAAGTGGATTTCTTTAAGCAGGCTGAGGAAAAAATTAATGAAAATCAGAAGGTTCGTGAAATGATTGCAAGCATTAAAAGCTTGCAGAAACAAGCAGTGAATTTTCAGCATTATGGAAAAGAAAAAGCCTATAGCCAAGTGCAAGCGAAAATTGAAGAGTTAGAAAAGCAATTGGATGAGCTACCGATTGTCCAACAATTTAAACAATCTCAAGTCGATGTGAACGATTTACTGCAAATGGTTGCATCTCAAGTATCGAATAAAGTGACGGATTTGATTATTGAGTCAACAAACGGGGATGTCTTACGGGGTGAAACAGGTTCACAAGTTCAAGCCGGCGGTGGAAGTTGTTCTTAA
- a CDS encoding 2-oxoacid:ferredoxin oxidoreductase subunit beta, whose product MATFKDFRNNVKPNWCPGCGDFSVQAAIQRASANVGLEPDNLAVISGIGCSGRISGYIKSYGFHGIHGRSLPIAQGVKMANRDLTVIASGGDGDGFAIGMGHTIHAIRRNINITYIVMDNQIYGLTKGQTSPRSATGFKTKSTPEGSIEQAVSPMELALSAGATFVAQSFSTDLKDLTAMIEAGLNHKGFSFINVFSPCVTYNKINTYDWFKEHLTKLNTIEGYDSSNKELAMQTLMQHDSLVTGIIYQDTSRPSYQELVPGYAEEPLTKADLTLDQAHFDKLVAEFM is encoded by the coding sequence ATGGCAACATTTAAAGACTTTCGAAATAATGTAAAACCGAATTGGTGTCCAGGATGCGGTGATTTTTCTGTTCAAGCAGCGATTCAACGTGCTTCAGCAAACGTTGGTCTCGAACCAGATAATTTGGCCGTTATTTCAGGAATTGGTTGTTCTGGTCGAATTTCCGGTTATATTAAATCGTATGGATTTCATGGGATTCATGGACGTTCACTGCCAATTGCTCAAGGAGTTAAAATGGCAAACCGTGATTTAACCGTAATTGCTTCAGGCGGAGATGGAGATGGTTTTGCAATCGGAATGGGTCATACCATTCATGCGATTCGTCGTAATATTAATATTACGTATATTGTTATGGATAACCAAATCTATGGTTTAACGAAGGGACAAACTTCTCCGCGTTCAGCCACTGGATTTAAAACAAAATCAACGCCTGAAGGTTCGATTGAACAAGCTGTATCACCAATGGAACTAGCGCTATCTGCTGGTGCGACATTCGTTGCTCAAAGCTTTTCAACGGATTTGAAAGATTTAACAGCGATGATTGAAGCAGGTCTGAATCATAAAGGATTTTCATTTATTAACGTATTTAGTCCATGCGTCACATATAATAAAATCAATACGTATGATTGGTTTAAAGAGCATTTAACAAAACTAAATACAATTGAAGGCTATGATTCTTCTAATAAAGAATTAGCGATGCAAACGTTAATGCAGCACGATAGCTTAGTAACAGGAATTATTTATCAAGATACATCACGCCCTTCATACCAAGAGCTTGTTCCTGGCTATGCAGAAGAACCATTAACGAAGGCAGATCTAACATTAGATCAAGCTCATTTTGATAAATTAGTAGCAGAATTTATGTAA